A stretch of the Paenibacillus dendritiformis genome encodes the following:
- the dnaA gene encoding chromosomal replication initiator protein DnaA: MERQANEHWQEILSVIQTKLSKPSFDTWFKATQAVKFTDTQLLITAPTTFAVEWLESRYTKLVSSTILEITGNQVDVKFIIEEAAHAEPDIPQPQSPPARPAVQDEPASTMLNPKYTFDTFVIGSNNRFAHAASLAVAEAPAKAYNPLFLYGGVGLGKTHLMHAIGHYILEHNPASRVVYTTSEKFTNEFINAIRDNRGESFRNKYRNVDILLIDDIQFLAGKESTQEEFFHTFNALHNENKQIVISSDRPPKEIETLEERLRSRFEWGLITDIQPPDLETRIAILRKKAKAENLDIPNEAMGYIANQINTNIRELEGALTRVVAFSTMTNQDITTHLAAEALKDIIPSSRPRMITIQDIQQKVGEFYGLKMEDFKARKRTKAVAFPRQIAMYLSRELTDYSLPKIGEAFGGRDHTTVIHAHEKITQNIQQDQELYKVIQNLIDKIKNPTL; this comes from the coding sequence GTGGAGCGCCAAGCGAATGAACATTGGCAGGAAATATTGTCCGTCATCCAGACCAAGCTTAGCAAACCAAGCTTCGATACCTGGTTCAAAGCCACTCAAGCGGTCAAGTTTACGGACACGCAGCTACTGATTACCGCACCGACCACATTTGCGGTGGAATGGCTAGAAAGCCGCTATACGAAGCTGGTTAGCTCAACTATCTTAGAAATTACGGGCAATCAGGTGGACGTCAAGTTCATCATCGAAGAGGCGGCCCATGCGGAACCGGACATTCCGCAGCCACAGAGTCCTCCGGCCCGCCCTGCCGTTCAGGATGAGCCGGCTTCGACCATGCTCAACCCCAAATATACGTTCGATACATTCGTCATCGGCTCGAACAACCGCTTCGCCCATGCCGCTTCGCTCGCGGTGGCGGAAGCGCCGGCCAAAGCATATAACCCGTTGTTCCTCTATGGGGGCGTCGGGCTGGGCAAGACCCACTTGATGCATGCGATCGGCCACTACATTTTAGAGCATAATCCGGCGAGCCGCGTCGTATATACCACTTCCGAGAAGTTCACCAATGAATTCATCAATGCGATCCGGGATAACCGGGGGGAGAGCTTCCGCAATAAATACCGGAATGTCGACATTTTGCTCATCGACGACATTCAGTTTCTCGCCGGCAAGGAATCGACGCAGGAGGAATTTTTCCATACCTTCAATGCGCTTCATAACGAAAATAAACAGATCGTGATCTCCAGCGATCGTCCGCCCAAAGAGATCGAAACGTTGGAAGAACGGCTTCGTTCCCGGTTCGAATGGGGCTTGATCACCGATATTCAGCCTCCGGATTTGGAGACCAGAATCGCGATCCTGCGCAAAAAGGCGAAGGCGGAGAACCTCGATATCCCGAATGAAGCGATGGGCTATATCGCGAATCAGATCAACACGAACATTCGTGAGCTGGAAGGGGCGCTGACCCGGGTCGTCGCGTTCTCGACGATGACGAACCAGGATATCACGACCCACCTGGCGGCGGAAGCGCTGAAGGACATCATTCCTTCCAGCCGTCCGCGCATGATTACGATACAGGATATCCAGCAGAAGGTAGGCGAGTTCTACGGGCTGAAGATGGAGGATTTCAAGGCCCGGAAGCGAACGAAGGCCGTCGCGTTCCCGCGGCAGATCGCCATGTATCTCTCCCGCGAACTAACCGATTACTCCCTGCCCAAGATAGGGGAAGCCTTCGGCGGCCGGGACCATACGACGGTCATCCATGCGCACGAAAAAATTACCCAGAACATTCAGCAAGATCAGGAATTATACAAAGTGATTCAGAACCTAATCGATAAAATCAAAAATCCGACGCTGTGA
- the dnaN gene encoding DNA polymerase III subunit beta, producing MKISILKNELNEAIQNVSKAISSRTTIPILTGIKMDVTYQGVTLTASDTDISIQCFIPVEDDRQTIVQVEKPGSVVLPAKFFVEIIKKLPSQDIEIEVKDHFQTFLRSGSTDIQMVGLDPEEYPVLPSIEENQVIRVNGDLLKTMIKQTVFAISTNETTPILTGVLWNLQEGNLKFVATDRHRLASRIADIQADEEIRFNNVVISGKTLNELSKIIPDQNTIVDIVVADNQVLFKIDRVLFYSRILDGTYPDTSKIIPQQYKTELVLDTKKLTDAIDRAYLLSREEKTNIVRLQTKEDGTIEISSSSSELGRVTEQLDVKEFNGEPLRIAFNSKYMLDVLKVVECEHIFIGFTGAMSPIIIKPTEKVNSLHLILPYRTTN from the coding sequence ATGAAAATTTCCATACTGAAAAATGAACTGAACGAAGCGATACAAAATGTATCAAAGGCGATTTCCAGCCGGACGACAATTCCGATTCTGACCGGGATTAAGATGGACGTGACCTACCAAGGCGTGACCTTGACGGCCAGCGATACCGACATTTCGATTCAATGCTTCATTCCGGTAGAGGATGACCGCCAGACGATTGTTCAGGTGGAGAAGCCGGGCAGTGTCGTGTTGCCGGCCAAGTTTTTTGTCGAGATTATCAAAAAGCTGCCGTCCCAAGACATCGAGATCGAAGTCAAAGACCACTTCCAGACCTTCCTCCGTTCCGGTTCGACCGACATTCAGATGGTTGGTCTCGATCCGGAGGAGTATCCGGTGCTCCCAAGCATTGAGGAGAATCAAGTTATTCGTGTGAACGGCGATCTGCTGAAGACCATGATCAAGCAGACGGTCTTTGCCATTTCCACGAACGAGACGACGCCGATCCTCACTGGCGTGCTGTGGAACTTGCAGGAAGGGAACCTCAAGTTCGTCGCTACGGACCGCCACCGGCTGGCCAGCCGTATCGCCGATATTCAAGCCGACGAGGAGATTCGCTTCAACAATGTCGTCATTTCCGGCAAGACGCTCAATGAATTGAGCAAAATCATTCCGGATCAAAACACGATTGTCGACATCGTCGTAGCCGACAATCAGGTATTGTTCAAAATCGACCGCGTTCTGTTTTATTCGCGTATTTTGGACGGCACTTATCCGGATACTTCCAAGATTATTCCGCAGCAGTATAAAACAGAACTTGTTTTGGATACAAAAAAATTGACGGATGCGATCGACCGGGCGTATTTGCTGTCCCGTGAAGAGAAGACGAACATTGTCCGTCTTCAGACCAAGGAGGACGGCACGATCGAGATTTCGTCGAGCTCCTCGGAGCTGGGGCGGGTGACCGAGCAGTTGGATGTCAAGGAATTCAACGGTGAACCGCTGCGCATCGCGTTCAACTCCAAATATATGCTTGACGTGCTGAAGGTTGTGGAATGCGAGCATATTTTCATCGGATTTACGGGCGCCATGAGTCCGATTATTATTAAACCAACGGAGAAGGTGAACAGCCTTCATCTCATCCTGCCATACCGGACGACCAACTAA
- the yaaA gene encoding S4 domain-containing protein YaaA, protein MNEITIHTEYITLGQFLKLADCASTGGHAKVLLAENQVKVNGEPESRRGRKLYAGDTVNVEGCGAFRVAAAQEA, encoded by the coding sequence ATGAACGAGATTACGATTCATACGGAATATATTACGCTCGGGCAATTCCTGAAGCTGGCGGACTGCGCTTCGACCGGGGGACATGCCAAGGTGCTCCTGGCCGAAAATCAGGTCAAGGTCAATGGAGAGCCGGAATCCCGCCGGGGACGGAAGCTGTATGCGGGGGATACTGTGAACGTGGAAGGCTGCGGCGCTTTCCGCGTCGCTGCCGCGCAGGAGGCATAG
- the recF gene encoding DNA replication/repair protein RecF (All proteins in this family for which functions are known are DNA-binding proteins that assist the filamentation of RecA onto DNA for the initiation of recombination or recombinational repair.), translated as MFVKSVALKQYRNYEGLELDTNNRVNIFVGNNAQGKTNLLEAIFVLALTKSHRTSKDKELIGWEADQASLKALVERKYGQVQLELSISKQGKKAKLNGLEQKKLSGFIGALNVVMFAPEDLEIVKGSPGIRRRFLDMEIGQVQPSYLYHLQQYQKVLIQRNNLLKQMWAKPGAQPDAMLEIFNEQLAVNGVKVVRKRKQYLLKLQGWAEQIHAGITNGQEALQIEYVPSFTAAEEDDAVLFEQFMLKLTQMKDQEVRRGITLVGPHRDDLAFFINGKEVQTYGSQGQQRTTALSLKLAEIELMHEEIGEYPVLLLDDVLSELDSHRQTQLIETFQSKVQTFITTTGIEGINIGRLQDANMFHVENGQVMR; from the coding sequence GTGTTCGTCAAATCCGTGGCGCTGAAGCAGTACCGCAATTATGAGGGCTTGGAGCTGGATACGAACAACCGGGTCAACATCTTCGTCGGCAATAATGCGCAGGGCAAGACCAATTTGCTGGAAGCCATTTTTGTACTCGCCCTGACCAAGTCTCATCGCACCTCGAAGGACAAGGAACTGATCGGCTGGGAAGCGGATCAAGCCTCGCTCAAGGCGCTCGTGGAGCGGAAGTATGGCCAGGTTCAGCTCGAACTGAGCATTTCCAAGCAGGGGAAGAAGGCGAAGCTGAACGGGCTGGAGCAGAAAAAGCTGAGCGGCTTCATCGGGGCGCTCAATGTCGTCATGTTCGCGCCGGAGGATTTGGAGATCGTCAAGGGCTCTCCAGGGATTCGCCGGCGCTTCCTTGATATGGAGATTGGCCAGGTTCAGCCGAGCTATTTGTACCATTTGCAGCAGTATCAGAAGGTCCTGATTCAGCGCAATAATTTGTTGAAGCAGATGTGGGCCAAGCCCGGCGCGCAGCCGGATGCGATGCTCGAGATTTTTAACGAGCAGCTTGCGGTTAATGGTGTTAAAGTTGTAAGGAAAAGGAAACAATATTTACTAAAGCTGCAAGGTTGGGCCGAGCAGATTCATGCAGGCATTACCAACGGGCAGGAAGCGCTTCAGATCGAGTATGTGCCTTCCTTCACGGCGGCGGAAGAAGATGACGCTGTTTTATTTGAACAATTTATGTTAAAGTTAACACAAATGAAAGACCAGGAGGTGCGGCGCGGCATAACGCTTGTCGGGCCGCATCGGGACGATCTCGCCTTTTTCATTAACGGCAAAGAAGTGCAAACGTACGGCTCGCAAGGTCAACAGCGGACAACGGCCTTGTCCTTGAAGCTGGCCGAGATTGAGCTGATGCATGAAGAAATCGGTGAATATCCCGTGCTGCTGCTGGACGATGTGTTGTCCGAGCTCGATTCGCACCGCCAGACGCAGCTCATTGAGACCTTTCAGAGCAAGGTTCAGACGTTCATCACGACGACGGGCATCGAGGGCATCAACATTGGCCGGCTCCAGGATGCAAATATGTTCCACGTGGAAAATGGGCAAGTCATGCGTTAA
- the remB gene encoding extracellular matrix regulator RemB — MYIHLGGEKVIRSSELVAIFDVSIEKSSKLSKQFVANAHKVKNVEAIGEEEAKSIVVTRGKVYFSPISSTTLKKRARHYNE; from the coding sequence TTGTATATTCACCTGGGTGGAGAAAAGGTCATTCGTTCCTCGGAACTGGTCGCGATATTCGATGTCTCCATTGAGAAATCATCGAAGCTGTCCAAGCAGTTCGTAGCGAATGCCCACAAGGTCAAAAATGTGGAGGCGATAGGCGAAGAGGAAGCCAAGTCGATCGTCGTCACGAGAGGAAAAGTTTACTTTTCGCCCATTTCATCTACTACGCTGAAGAAGCGGGCGCGTCATTACAACGAGTAA
- the gyrB gene encoding DNA topoisomerase (ATP-hydrolyzing) subunit B, which translates to MSLNQNTYDESQIQVLEGLEAVRKRPGMYIGSTSVRGLHHLVWEVVDNSIDEALAGYCTKIQVIVHEDNSITVIDNGRGIPVGIEQKMQRPAVEVVMTVLHAGGKFGGEGYKVSGGLHGVGVSVVNALSESLIVTVKRDGHIHQQEYRRGVPQYDLKVLGDTDETGTTIRFKPDPEIFTDTLVYDHETLVSRIRELAFLNKGIEMVLTDERNNQTETFKYDGGIIEFVEYLNRNREKMHEPPIYVEGQKDYITCEIALQYNDSYTENIYSFANNIHTHEGGTHESGFKSALTRIINEYARKMNLMKDNVSNLSGDDVREGLTAIVSVKIPEPQFEGQTKTKLGNSEVRSIVESLFAERLMEFMDENPAISRKVVEKGLQAARAREAARRARELTRRKSALEVSSLPGKLADCSSKDASQSELFIVEGDSAGGSAKQGRDRHFQAILPLRGKILNVEKSRLDKILSNAEIRAIITALGTGIGEDFDLEKARYHKIIIMTDADVDGAHIRTLLLTFFYRYMRKLIEAGYVYIAQPPLFKIERNKVVRYADSEKMRDEIIAEFGEGAKVNVQRYKGLGEMNAEQLWETTMDPESRSLLQVSFEDAKMADEVFDTLMGDNVEPRRDFIQRHAKFVKNLDY; encoded by the coding sequence ATGTCTTTGAATCAAAACACTTATGATGAGAGCCAGATTCAGGTCTTGGAAGGCCTGGAAGCGGTTCGTAAGCGGCCAGGGATGTATATTGGTTCCACTAGCGTCAGAGGGCTTCATCATTTGGTATGGGAAGTGGTCGACAACAGTATTGACGAGGCGTTGGCCGGTTACTGTACGAAGATTCAAGTGATCGTGCATGAAGATAACAGTATCACGGTCATTGATAACGGGCGCGGTATACCGGTCGGTATCGAGCAGAAAATGCAGCGTCCGGCCGTCGAGGTCGTCATGACGGTGCTTCACGCTGGCGGGAAGTTCGGCGGCGAGGGTTACAAAGTGTCCGGAGGTCTGCACGGCGTAGGGGTGTCCGTCGTCAACGCATTGTCGGAGAGCCTGATCGTTACGGTAAAGCGGGACGGCCATATCCATCAGCAGGAATACCGCCGCGGCGTGCCGCAGTATGATCTGAAAGTGCTCGGGGATACCGACGAGACCGGCACGACGATTCGCTTCAAGCCGGATCCCGAAATCTTCACGGACACGCTCGTCTATGATCATGAGACGCTGGTCTCCCGTATCCGCGAGCTGGCGTTCCTGAATAAAGGCATCGAAATGGTGCTCACCGACGAGCGGAACAACCAGACGGAGACGTTCAAATACGACGGAGGGATTATCGAATTCGTCGAATATTTGAACCGCAACCGGGAAAAAATGCATGAGCCGCCGATCTATGTTGAGGGGCAGAAGGATTACATTACATGCGAAATTGCCCTTCAGTATAACGACAGCTATACGGAAAATATTTATTCATTCGCCAATAATATTCATACGCATGAAGGCGGGACCCATGAGTCCGGATTCAAGAGCGCATTGACGCGGATCATTAACGAATATGCTCGCAAAATGAACCTGATGAAGGATAATGTGTCCAACTTGAGCGGGGATGATGTGCGCGAAGGCTTGACGGCGATCGTGTCGGTCAAAATTCCGGAACCGCAATTCGAAGGCCAGACGAAGACGAAGCTGGGGAACAGCGAAGTGCGCAGCATCGTCGAGTCCTTGTTCGCCGAGCGGCTGATGGAATTTATGGACGAGAACCCCGCCATCTCGCGGAAGGTCGTCGAGAAGGGATTGCAGGCGGCACGCGCGCGGGAAGCCGCACGCCGCGCCCGGGAATTGACCCGCCGGAAGAGCGCGCTTGAGGTCAGCTCGCTGCCGGGCAAGCTGGCGGACTGCTCCTCGAAGGATGCCTCTCAGAGCGAGCTGTTCATCGTCGAGGGGGATTCCGCGGGCGGTTCGGCCAAGCAGGGCCGGGATCGCCACTTCCAGGCGATTCTTCCGCTCAGGGGGAAAATCTTGAACGTGGAAAAATCCCGTCTGGACAAAATCTTGTCCAATGCCGAAATCCGGGCGATCATTACGGCCCTTGGCACAGGGATTGGCGAAGACTTCGATCTGGAAAAGGCCCGTTATCACAAAATCATTATTATGACGGATGCCGACGTCGACGGGGCGCATATCCGGACGCTGCTCTTGACGTTCTTCTACCGCTACATGCGGAAGCTTATTGAAGCGGGTTACGTCTATATCGCGCAGCCGCCGCTCTTCAAGATCGAGCGGAACAAGGTCGTTCGATATGCGGACAGCGAGAAAATGAGAGACGAGATTATTGCCGAATTCGGCGAGGGCGCCAAGGTCAACGTGCAGCGCTACAAAGGTCTTGGCGAGATGAATGCCGAACAGCTATGGGAGACGACGATGGATCCCGAGAGCCGCTCCTTGCTTCAAGTATCCTTCGAGGATGCGAAGATGGCGGACGAAGTGTTCGACACCTTGATGGGCGACAATGTGGAACCGCGCCGCGATTTCATTCAGCGCCACGCCAAGTTTGTCAAAAATCTTGATTATTAA
- a CDS encoding YheC/YheD family protein: MAIRRVASKLKKTLALQRSAELNEFIPETHPFKENHLESMLEAHAMVYVKPNRGTHGHGVMKVVREEGEYLLMAGTQLFRYPTFEDLHRALASRIGSKPYLIQKGIHLLTYEGKKFDIRVLTQMSPKGRWVTTAVFGKVAGSSIVVTNFNSGGKLADINTLLKGNMTEEERVRLIALLKQLGVTTAAELEKNFPGLKEIGLDVGLDEDRHPWIFEVNTKPDITAFRNMKFSQCDYRLIRKYGIAYGRLRGRLRHRRRSS; the protein is encoded by the coding sequence ATGGCCATACGACGTGTTGCCAGTAAGCTGAAAAAGACGCTGGCCTTGCAGCGCTCCGCCGAGCTCAATGAGTTCATTCCAGAAACGCATCCCTTCAAGGAGAACCATCTGGAGAGCATGCTTGAGGCGCATGCCATGGTCTACGTTAAGCCGAACCGGGGAACCCATGGTCATGGTGTCATGAAGGTGGTCCGGGAAGAAGGAGAATATCTGTTGATGGCGGGCACGCAGTTATTCCGCTACCCGACATTCGAAGACTTGCACCGGGCGCTCGCCAGTCGAATCGGATCCAAGCCCTATTTGATTCAAAAGGGAATTCATCTTCTTACCTATGAAGGCAAAAAATTCGACATTCGCGTTCTGACGCAGATGAGCCCGAAAGGACGCTGGGTAACCACGGCCGTCTTCGGCAAGGTCGCCGGCTCGAGTATTGTCGTTACCAACTTCAATAGCGGAGGGAAGCTGGCTGATATTAATACGCTCCTCAAAGGCAATATGACGGAGGAAGAACGGGTTCGCCTGATTGCCCTGCTGAAGCAGCTGGGGGTCACGACCGCAGCGGAACTGGAAAAAAATTTTCCCGGCCTGAAGGAAATCGGGTTGGATGTCGGACTGGACGAAGACCGCCATCCGTGGATATTCGAGGTCAACACGAAGCCGGATATCACCGCGTTCCGGAACATGAAGTTCAGCCAGTGCGATTACCGCCTCATCCGCAAATATGGCATCGCCTACGGCCGCCTGCGCGGACGCTTGCGCCACCGCAGACGTTCCTCCTAA
- the gyrA gene encoding DNA gyrase subunit A — protein sequence MAEEKQSQVKDRDIGMEMRESFLDYAMSIIVSRALPDVRDGMKPVHRRILYAMSELGMSPDKPYKKSARIVGEVIGKYHPHGDSAVYETMVRMAQDFSLRYMLVDGHGNFGSIDGDFAAAMRYTEARLSKIAMELLRDINKDTVDFAPNYDGEETEPVVLPARFPNLLVNGVSGIAVGMATNIPPHNLIEVIDGIQALIRNPEITPLELMDYIKGPDFPTAGLILGREGIRQAYMTGRGSVTMRAKATIEEHNGKARILVHELPYQVNKAKLVEKIAELVREKRVEGITDLRDESDRNGMRIVIELRRDVNPSVVLNNLYKHTALQTNFGINMLALVNQEPRVLNLRDMLYYYLEHQVEVIRRRTEFDLKKAEARAHILEGLRVALDHLDEVIALIRSSRTADIAREGLINRFQLSVEQAQAILDMRLQRLTGLEREKIEEEYAELMKKIAEFKEILASEQLVLNIINDELEEVKQKFGDERRTEITIGEDSILDEDLIPQEDVIITITHSGYIKRLPVTTYRSQKRGGRGVVGMDTKDNDFVEHLFVTNSHHYLMFFTDKGKVYRIKAYEVPDLSRTSRGTPIINLIQIEQGESVNAVIPVKEFESDKFLFFATRHGIVKKTPLDDYINIRKGGLIAINLREDDDLIGVRLTDGQQEIIMGTSNGMSIRFPEKDVRSMGRSATGVKGITLDDDDFVIDMDVVSEDNDVLIVSSKGYGKRTPMSEYRIQSRGGKGIKTINVTEKNGPVVGLKVVQPEEDLMIITSLGTIIRMSMAGISQMGRYAQGVKLINIREDDSVATVSRCDKNEEQDEMEDSNGSPEGQENGPETDSAAADTTGGADNPSS from the coding sequence ATGGCGGAAGAAAAACAATCGCAAGTTAAAGATCGCGACATCGGCATGGAGATGCGGGAATCTTTTCTCGATTACGCGATGAGCATCATTGTCAGCCGTGCGCTGCCGGATGTGCGCGACGGGATGAAGCCGGTCCATCGCCGGATATTGTATGCGATGTCCGAACTCGGCATGTCGCCGGACAAGCCATATAAGAAGTCGGCAAGAATTGTCGGGGAAGTCATCGGTAAGTATCACCCTCACGGTGATTCGGCGGTCTATGAGACGATGGTGCGCATGGCGCAGGACTTCTCTCTGCGTTATATGCTGGTCGACGGTCACGGGAACTTCGGTTCGATAGATGGGGACTTTGCGGCAGCGATGCGGTATACCGAAGCGCGTCTGTCCAAGATCGCGATGGAGCTGCTGCGTGACATTAATAAAGATACAGTAGATTTCGCTCCGAACTATGACGGGGAAGAGACAGAGCCGGTCGTGCTTCCGGCGCGGTTCCCGAACCTGCTTGTCAATGGGGTGTCGGGGATTGCGGTCGGGATGGCGACGAACATTCCGCCGCATAATTTGATCGAGGTCATTGACGGCATTCAAGCGCTTATCCGCAATCCGGAGATTACGCCGCTTGAACTGATGGATTATATCAAGGGGCCGGACTTCCCGACGGCCGGTCTGATCCTCGGCCGCGAAGGGATTCGTCAAGCCTATATGACCGGGCGCGGTTCGGTTACGATGCGGGCGAAGGCAACAATTGAAGAGCATAACGGCAAAGCCCGGATTCTCGTTCATGAGCTGCCTTATCAGGTCAATAAGGCGAAGCTGGTCGAGAAGATTGCCGAATTGGTCCGTGAGAAACGCGTCGAAGGCATTACGGATCTGCGTGACGAATCGGATCGGAACGGCATGCGGATCGTGATCGAGCTGCGCCGGGATGTCAATCCGAGCGTCGTGCTGAACAATCTGTACAAGCATACCGCGCTGCAGACGAACTTCGGCATCAATATGCTGGCGCTCGTTAATCAGGAGCCACGCGTATTGAACCTGCGCGATATGCTCTACTACTACCTGGAGCACCAGGTCGAAGTCATTCGCCGCCGTACCGAGTTCGATCTGAAGAAGGCGGAAGCCCGCGCTCATATTCTGGAAGGGTTGCGCGTGGCGCTTGATCATCTCGATGAAGTGATCGCGCTCATTCGCAGTTCTCGAACAGCCGATATCGCGCGTGAAGGCTTGATCAACCGCTTCCAGCTCTCCGTCGAACAGGCTCAGGCGATTCTCGATATGCGCCTGCAGCGCCTGACCGGCCTGGAGCGGGAGAAGATCGAGGAAGAATACGCCGAGCTGATGAAGAAAATCGCTGAGTTTAAGGAAATTTTGGCTAGCGAACAGCTGGTGTTGAATATTATTAACGACGAATTGGAAGAAGTAAAACAAAAATTTGGCGACGAGCGCCGCACGGAGATTACGATCGGCGAAGACAGCATTCTCGACGAGGATCTGATCCCGCAAGAGGATGTTATCATCACGATTACGCACAGCGGCTACATCAAGCGCCTGCCGGTTACGACATACCGCAGCCAGAAGCGCGGCGGACGGGGCGTGGTCGGAATGGATACGAAGGATAACGATTTCGTCGAGCATCTATTCGTCACGAATTCGCACCATTACCTGATGTTCTTCACTGACAAAGGCAAGGTGTACCGCATCAAGGCGTATGAGGTGCCTGACTTGAGCCGCACCTCGCGCGGAACGCCGATTATCAACCTGATTCAGATCGAGCAGGGCGAATCGGTCAACGCCGTCATTCCGGTCAAGGAATTCGAATCGGACAAGTTCCTGTTCTTCGCCACCCGCCACGGTATCGTGAAGAAGACGCCGCTGGACGATTACATTAATATCCGCAAGGGCGGGCTCATTGCGATCAACCTCAGAGAAGACGATGATCTTATCGGGGTTCGTCTCACGGACGGCCAGCAGGAGATTATTATGGGGACATCGAACGGGATGTCGATTCGCTTCCCGGAAAAAGATGTCCGCTCTATGGGACGCTCCGCTACCGGCGTCAAAGGGATTACGCTCGATGATGACGACTTCGTCATCGATATGGACGTCGTCAGCGAGGACAATGATGTTCTTATCGTCTCTTCCAAAGGCTACGGCAAGCGGACGCCAATGAGCGAGTACCGCATTCAAAGCCGCGGGGGCAAAGGAATCAAGACAATTAACGTAACGGAGAAAAACGGTCCTGTCGTGGGCTTGAAGGTTGTCCAGCCGGAAGAGGATCTGATGATTATCACCTCGCTCGGCACCATTATCCGGATGAGCATGGCAGGCATCTCGCAGATGGGGCGCTATGCGCAAGGGGTCAAGCTCATTAATATCCGGGAGGATGACAGCGTAGCAACCGTCAGCCGTTGCGACAAGAATGAAGAACAGGATGAGATGGAAGACAGCAACGGTTCTCCGGAAGGCCAGGAGAACGGGCCTGAGACAGATTCTGCCGCGGCCGACACCACCGGCGGCGCAGACAATCCTTCATCCTAA
- a CDS encoding HD-GYP domain-containing protein: MVLIPVSQAKPGDRLDQDVRTMLGGVLMYKGRTLSVQDMEVLKAFMVKTVAVEGEGEPESAEGATGNTAAVPAKDRFEDAAAEDRKGSGTAANGKPAGFVELWMQMVQLLKNVFRTASMAKLPILELRQQMEWLLAHAEQYSPLFLHPGIKELVAAEEADYLYHKSIAVALTSHLIGQWSGQPVKEGMQIALAGLLHDIGKTRVDEDIVNKQGALTDSERAEMNRHAHYAYEILRHTPGLNEGVKLGVLQHHERMDGSGYPLGVSGEKIHPYAKIVAVADMFHAMTLNRGYKPAASPYVVLEQLKEESFGKLDPQLVSTFIQKVTHFQQGSAVQLNDGRVGRIIFTEERHPTRPWVSVDGQIVHLSEQRHLWIEKVLNG; the protein is encoded by the coding sequence ATGGTGTTAATTCCAGTATCGCAAGCCAAGCCGGGGGATCGGCTCGACCAAGACGTGCGGACGATGCTCGGCGGTGTGCTGATGTACAAAGGCCGTACGCTCAGCGTTCAGGATATGGAAGTGCTGAAGGCATTTATGGTGAAGACGGTAGCTGTCGAAGGTGAAGGGGAACCGGAATCTGCGGAAGGGGCAACCGGAAATACGGCGGCGGTTCCAGCCAAAGACAGGTTCGAGGATGCGGCTGCAGAAGACAGAAAGGGGAGCGGGACGGCCGCGAACGGGAAGCCGGCAGGTTTTGTGGAGTTATGGATGCAGATGGTTCAATTATTGAAAAATGTATTCCGTACCGCAAGCATGGCGAAGCTACCGATCCTGGAACTGCGTCAGCAGATGGAATGGTTGTTGGCTCATGCGGAGCAGTACTCGCCGCTCTTCCTTCATCCGGGTATTAAGGAGCTTGTGGCCGCCGAGGAAGCCGACTACCTCTATCACAAGTCCATCGCGGTCGCGCTGACTTCGCATCTAATTGGCCAATGGAGCGGACAGCCGGTCAAGGAAGGCATGCAAATTGCGCTTGCCGGTTTGCTGCATGATATCGGCAAAACCCGTGTTGATGAAGATATCGTCAACAAGCAGGGTGCTCTGACGGACAGTGAACGGGCCGAAATGAACCGGCATGCCCATTATGCCTACGAAATTTTGCGCCATACGCCAGGCCTGAACGAAGGGGTTAAGCTCGGTGTCCTCCAGCACCACGAACGGATGGACGGCAGCGGGTACCCTCTAGGAGTATCGGGAGAGAAAATTCATCCTTACGCCAAAATCGTCGCCGTCGCGGATATGTTCCATGCAATGACGCTGAATCGGGGCTACAAGCCTGCCGCTTCTCCTTATGTAGTGCTCGAGCAGTTGAAGGAAGAGTCCTTCGGCAAGCTGGACCCGCAGCTCGTGTCGACGTTCATCCAAAAGGTGACCCATTTTCAGCAGGGCAGCGCTGTACAGTTGAATGACGGCCGGGTAGGCAGGATTATATTCACGGAGGAACGGCATCCTACGCGCCCATGGGTGTCGGTGGACGGCCAGATCGTGCATCTCTCGGAACAGCGTCATCTGTGGATTGAGAAAGTCTTGAACGGCTGA